A window of the Mesoplasma florum L1 genome harbors these coding sequences:
- the coaE gene encoding dephospho-CoA kinase (Dephospho-CoA kinase (CoaE) performs the final step in coenzyme A biosynthesis.), giving the protein MIIGVYGTIGAGKTTISNKIKKLKFKVINADKISKDVLNSRDIEKQIKDAFPNAFIENNLNRAKLRKIISEDQNCLNKLNSIVWPEIKNQISLLIQTNPGNIVIDAALLPELGLEVDKYIRVKANLLTTLLRVKKRDKKPFKETYSIYKQQKQRIKKYDLNNEVIIINDIWTKSITYKQLHKKIFK; this is encoded by the coding sequence ATGATAATTGGAGTTTATGGAACAATAGGTGCTGGTAAAACAACTATTTCAAATAAAATAAAAAAATTAAAATTTAAAGTAATAAACGCGGATAAAATTTCAAAGGATGTTTTGAATTCAAGAGATATTGAAAAACAAATAAAAGATGCTTTTCCTAATGCTTTTATTGAAAATAATTTAAATAGAGCTAAATTAAGAAAAATTATTTCAGAAGATCAAAATTGTTTAAATAAATTAAATTCAATTGTTTGACCTGAAATAAAAAATCAAATCTCGTTATTAATTCAAACAAATCCAGGAAATATTGTAATAGACGCAGCATTATTACCAGAACTAGGGCTTGAAGTTGATAAATATATAAGAGTTAAAGCAAATCTTTTAACTACTCTTTTAAGAGTTAAAAAAAGGGATAAAAAACCCTTTAAAGAAACTTATTCAATTTACAAACAACAAAAGCAAAGAATTAAAAAATATGATTTAAATAACGAAGTCATAATCATTAATGATATATGAACAAAAAGCATAACTTATAAGCAACTACATAAAAAAATATTTAAATAA
- the truB gene encoding tRNA pseudouridine(55) synthase TruB, with product MNKSGIIILNKPKGLTTNHLIQKLKRKLNVKKIGHAGTLDPLATGVVICLINNGTKLSDYFLNENKAYEVTMKLFQATDTYDSDGSIIEEQEPFKIEQEQVEKVIAKFNGLAYEQEPPMYSAIKIDGKKLYEYARENQVVKVNKRLIKINSLSLDKYENNEISMTVYCSKGTYIRSLIVDIAKELNTIAHVTSLNRIESGNFIIKNSVNIENCEESNLIKMFDAIKMADYEIVELDDTLNVEHGKKIEVIAEKNIVFISNKSKELIACYERENGNVFKCKRGGLNI from the coding sequence ATGAATAAATCAGGAATAATAATTTTAAATAAACCAAAAGGTTTAACAACAAATCATTTAATTCAAAAACTTAAAAGAAAATTAAATGTAAAAAAAATAGGGCATGCAGGTACTTTGGATCCTTTAGCTACTGGTGTGGTTATATGTTTAATAAATAATGGAACAAAATTAAGTGATTATTTTTTAAATGAAAATAAAGCATATGAAGTCACTATGAAATTATTTCAAGCTACAGATACATATGATAGTGATGGAAGCATAATAGAAGAGCAGGAACCTTTCAAAATAGAACAAGAACAAGTTGAAAAAGTTATAGCAAAGTTTAATGGACTTGCTTATGAACAAGAACCGCCAATGTATTCAGCAATTAAAATTGATGGAAAAAAACTTTATGAATATGCTCGTGAAAATCAAGTTGTAAAAGTGAATAAAAGACTAATAAAAATTAATTCACTATCTTTAGATAAATATGAAAATAATGAAATATCAATGACTGTTTATTGTTCAAAAGGAACTTATATAAGAAGCCTTATTGTAGATATAGCAAAAGAACTAAATACAATTGCTCATGTAACTAGTCTAAATAGAATAGAATCAGGAAATTTTATAATTAAAAATTCTGTTAACATTGAAAATTGTGAAGAATCAAATTTGATTAAAATGTTTGATGCAATTAAAATGGCTGACTATGAAATAGTTGAATTAGATGACACATTAAATGTTGAGCATGGTAAAAAAATAGAAGTGATAGCTGAGAAAAATATTGTTTTTATTTCAAATAAATCAAAAGAACTTATAGCTTGTTATGAGAGAGAAAATGGAAATGTCTTTAAATGCAAGCGTGGAGGTTTAAATATTTAA
- a CDS encoding FAD synthetase, whose translation MKVFKTDINSIIQNERETCATIGMFDALHKYHKLIIEKTQTIAQENNLESIIITFDHKPTKGTETLLNENKKINYINENFQIDKMIILQVNNDLINTSKEQFVKILKNKFKVIKLVEGSDFRFGFEKSGDVEYLKNSFGEKNVFIYERDKNISTSKIKKLVKENKIAEIDDELEVDINLL comes from the coding sequence ATGAAAGTTTTTAAAACTGATATAAATAGTATTATCCAAAATGAAAGAGAAACTTGTGCAACTATAGGTATGTTTGATGCATTACATAAATATCACAAATTGATTATAGAAAAAACACAAACAATTGCTCAAGAAAATAATTTGGAATCTATAATAATAACTTTTGATCACAAACCAACAAAAGGAACTGAAACATTATTAAATGAAAATAAAAAAATTAATTATATTAATGAAAATTTTCAAATAGATAAAATGATAATTTTACAAGTAAATAATGATTTGATTAATACTTCAAAAGAACAATTTGTCAAAATACTTAAAAATAAATTTAAAGTAATTAAGTTAGTTGAAGGAAGCGACTTTAGATTTGGATTTGAGAAAAGTGGAGATGTTGAATACTTAAAAAATAGTTTTGGTGAAAAAAATGTTTTTATTTATGAAAGAGATAAAAACATATCAACATCTAAAATAAAAAAGCTTGTAAAAGAAAATAAAATTGCAGAAATAGATGATGAATTAGAAGTTGACATAAATTTATTGTAA
- the rpsO gene encoding 30S ribosomal protein S15, with protein sequence MISKTRKAEIIKEFGGSEANTGLAEVQIALLTEDIANMTEHLKEHKKDVPTRRTLLKKVAQRRHLLDFLIKKDVNRYKEIIAKLGLRK encoded by the coding sequence ATGATTTCAAAAACAAGAAAAGCTGAAATTATTAAAGAATTTGGTGGAAGCGAAGCTAACACAGGATTAGCTGAAGTTCAAATTGCTTTACTAACAGAAGATATCGCTAACATGACTGAACATTTAAAAGAACATAAAAAAGATGTTCCTACAAGAAGAACTTTATTAAAAAAAGTTGCTCAAAGAAGACACTTATTAGATTTCTTAATTAAAAAAGATGTTAACAGATATAAAGAAATTATTGCTAAATTAGGTTTAAGAAAATAA
- a CDS encoding DxFTY motif-containing membrane protein, producing MSDTKTLDWNKTREFDLERTNIWISFIFEILVVVLPYVVIWILIGSSWNTEKFHNYYNNLPLKDLLLTIICIAYVIIALGINLITYILKWQKEDSFTFTTAIALCLTGLITNSIWIDKLSIGGFSIFLKVIFLILFALLGIFIGTLATMLIRNYKFKIEEEDQILLQAYKNGEEIPSIKKIRLDRAEKYRIKKEQEIEELNKFKEELNEKIAIELKNKKHEKLDQKENKKRNKKNNKK from the coding sequence ATGAGTGATACAAAAACCCTGGATTGAAATAAAACTAGAGAATTTGATCTTGAAAGAACAAATATTTGAATAAGTTTTATTTTTGAAATCTTAGTTGTAGTTTTACCTTATGTAGTCATTTGAATACTTATTGGTAGTTCATGGAATACTGAAAAATTTCATAATTATTATAATAACTTACCTTTGAAAGATTTATTACTTACGATAATTTGTATAGCTTATGTAATAATAGCGTTGGGAATTAATTTAATTACATATATTTTAAAATGACAAAAAGAAGATAGTTTCACTTTTACAACTGCAATTGCCTTGTGCTTAACAGGATTAATAACTAATAGTATTTGAATAGACAAATTATCAATAGGCGGCTTTTCAATATTTTTAAAAGTTATATTTTTAATATTATTTGCTTTATTGGGTATATTCATAGGAACTTTAGCAACAATGTTAATAAGAAATTACAAATTTAAAATAGAGGAAGAAGATCAAATTTTACTACAAGCATATAAAAATGGTGAAGAAATACCTTCCATTAAAAAAATAAGATTAGACAGAGCTGAAAAATACAGAATCAAAAAAGAACAAGAAATTGAAGAATTAAATAAGTTTAAAGAAGAATTAAACGAAAAAATAGCAATTGAATTAAAAAATAAAAAGCATGAAAAATTAGATCAAAAAGAAAACAAAAAACGAAATAAAAAAAATAATAAAAAATAA
- a CDS encoding phosphatidate cytidylyltransferase, with translation MTNKIESNQSKFLNLKNNNFFIRFSSSVIIVAMIILFLSTAILSEELWVHLSDKNKAEAVSQALGIVMLCISVAILMFCIYELSTSLKIKNKVFIIIMELLALGLFLAPITSIRNLNDLFIYQDWVLKAKLAEWYMQFIYLIIFLSASTITGYLSGVNLKKMVMIIGTSLIIIFGMKGFTYISLTNDYNSQDYSSIRFGYVTAIWIWLIVILTDTFAYIFGIAFGKHKMAPKISPKKSWEGAIGGFTTAFIVSVTMAILFFFFVNSHSIFKDYMSNIQTNLGTGLVIFMYILLASLISFIGQLGDLFFSLIKRKNDIKDFSNLIPGHGGVLDRLDSFMLVFLFMYLFTLIN, from the coding sequence ATGACTAATAAAATAGAATCCAATCAAAGTAAATTTTTAAATTTAAAAAATAATAATTTCTTTATAAGATTTTCATCAAGTGTAATTATAGTTGCTATGATAATTTTATTTTTATCAACAGCAATATTGAGTGAAGAATTATGAGTTCATTTAAGCGATAAAAATAAAGCAGAAGCTGTTAGTCAAGCTCTTGGAATTGTTATGCTATGCATATCTGTTGCTATATTAATGTTTTGTATATATGAATTATCTACATCATTAAAGATTAAAAATAAAGTTTTCATAATAATTATGGAATTATTAGCTTTGGGACTATTTTTAGCACCGATAACTTCAATAAGAAATCTAAATGATTTATTCATTTACCAAGATTGAGTTTTAAAAGCTAAACTGGCTGAATGATATATGCAATTTATTTATTTAATTATATTTTTAAGTGCTTCAACAATAACAGGTTATTTATCAGGAGTTAATCTTAAAAAAATGGTTATGATCATTGGAACTTCATTAATTATAATATTTGGTATGAAAGGATTTACTTACATATCACTAACAAATGATTATAATTCACAAGATTATTCAAGTATTAGATTTGGTTATGTAACAGCAATTTGAATTTGATTAATTGTTATATTAACAGATACATTTGCTTATATATTTGGTATAGCATTTGGTAAACACAAAATGGCTCCAAAAATTTCCCCTAAAAAAAGTTGAGAAGGTGCAATCGGAGGATTTACAACAGCTTTTATAGTTTCAGTAACAATGGCAATATTATTTTTCTTCTTTGTTAATTCTCATTCTATTTTTAAAGATTATATGAGTAATATTCAAACCAATTTAGGAACAGGATTAGTTATATTCATGTATATTCTTTTAGCATCTTTAATTTCATTTATAGGTCAATTAGGAGATTTGTTTTTTTCACTAATTAAAAGAAAAAATGATATAAAAGATTTTTCAAATTTAATACCAGGCCATGGAGGAGTTTTAGATAGACTTGACTCATTCATGTTAGTATTCTTATTTATGTATTTATTTACATTAATCAATTAG
- a CDS encoding M50 family metallopeptidase, translated as MGSVMIVILSILISIIVVLVLITLHELGHFIVAKLSKAYVFEFAIGFGPKLFVIKTKETWYSVRLIPLGGYVSIASDFAEPPKGREEEFEKIPDIRKIDYAIKWKKTLFILFGPLMNLFIAYILIFSVMFGVGYKPSDPNFYGQNFSTTSIAYKMIYENEKEGQTPPVTEEKYIYNDLQIAITGWNVKIEEKPFEFKTTNSANLAPTYLQISKMFNDGKKDILNYLYKNNIESGNVEYQFSYVNLTNDYSGDVKSDGKTEFKLISEEQTIAEWRKTGQINGIAIAPPDRHFKNGAQKFGYTFVETWNQSFSLLVGIGKFFTGDFSAISGPVGIAKSSIGTTGAATTSMVASRLFYVSSISANLFMLNMLPFPPLDGYKFWETLVEWVTRKEVSQKSKTIIYAAGAILLVTFIVIVTIKDFIV; from the coding sequence ATGGGAAGTGTAATGATAGTAATTTTATCAATATTAATTTCAATCATTGTTGTATTGGTGCTAATTACACTTCATGAACTAGGACATTTCATTGTAGCAAAGTTATCAAAAGCTTATGTCTTTGAATTTGCAATTGGTTTTGGTCCTAAATTGTTTGTTATAAAAACAAAAGAAACTTGATATTCAGTTAGACTAATACCTTTGGGTGGTTATGTTTCTATAGCTAGCGATTTTGCTGAACCACCAAAAGGCAGAGAAGAAGAATTTGAAAAAATACCTGACATAAGAAAAATTGATTATGCTATAAAATGAAAGAAAACTTTATTTATTTTATTTGGACCATTAATGAATTTATTTATAGCCTATATTTTAATCTTTTCAGTAATGTTTGGAGTTGGATACAAACCAAGTGATCCAAATTTTTACGGTCAAAACTTTTCAACGACTTCTATTGCTTATAAAATGATATATGAAAACGAAAAAGAAGGACAAACACCACCAGTAACAGAAGAAAAATATATTTACAATGATTTGCAAATTGCAATTACAGGATGAAATGTAAAAATTGAAGAAAAACCTTTTGAATTTAAAACTACTAATTCTGCTAATTTAGCACCTACGTATTTACAAATTTCAAAAATGTTTAATGACGGTAAAAAAGATATCTTGAATTATTTATATAAAAATAATATTGAGTCAGGTAATGTTGAATATCAATTTAGTTATGTTAATTTAACTAATGATTATTCAGGGGATGTTAAATCTGATGGTAAAACAGAGTTTAAACTTATAAGTGAAGAACAAACAATAGCTGAATGAAGAAAAACAGGTCAAATAAATGGTATAGCAATTGCACCACCAGATAGACATTTTAAAAATGGTGCTCAAAAATTTGGTTATACATTCGTTGAAACATGAAATCAATCATTTTCATTATTAGTAGGTATTGGTAAATTCTTTACAGGTGATTTTAGTGCTATTTCTGGTCCTGTTGGTATTGCTAAATCATCAATTGGAACTACAGGTGCTGCAACTACATCAATGGTTGCCAGTCGTTTGTTTTATGTTTCTTCTATATCAGCAAACTTATTTATGCTAAATATGCTTCCATTTCCACCATTAGATGGATATAAGTTTTGAGAAACATTAGTAGAATGAGTAACCAGAAAAGAAGTTAGTCAAAAATCAAAAACAATAATTTATGCAGCTGGAGCAATTTTATTAGTAACTTTCATAGTAATAGTAACAATTAAAGATTTTATAGTTTAA
- a CDS encoding PolC-type DNA polymerase III, which translates to MSDNKVLELFQKLKINLNEGELSYFEHSEIEKATISSLKSKLRLSLKIKNFLPIRVLSEIHEKCVGSEEIKIKLILNVQNQRIDKELICEYIEFIKNFKSQNKTIIWNFIEAEGFEYDADENLIKFVVDSNELKNQLTTELEYCLAKLKQFGFKELSYDIQVEDKTEEYIKQSLIIEQQTKEQYKQFAPESTEKSQNMIISKQKSQKWNQSLDNPSYDSFEDIEEDAQNIVLHGKMMSIDIRDSKANNRKIYSIGLTDNNSSIKCIYFGKEDERTIMDPLTEEEISSDRIEEIKNKRIAKGDWIAVKGKTSYSQFDKEQNFIIEKIGKISRSEAMVKDDSEQKRVELHVHTKMSAMDGVSSIQEYLQMVDKWNWKAIAITDHINVQTFPDAYNELKKINKNKAEEDKLKLIYGLEMNMIEKEDYWIVKNPKGQKIRESKMVVFDLETTGLSPEFNEIIEFGAVVFDPVTGKTTKYDYLFKPKQPLKQFTIDLTNITPEMLEDKKNIDDDFDKIYELIKDSILVAHNANFDFNFLNSLSKRLGYGDLQNTVIDTLTLSRLVRPALKSHRLGAVCKKFGILYDEHVAHRGDYDADVLNDLFFKIIAELKLTTPIIYDADLIKLEPENDKDNINLLRSRGAHVNVLAKNQQGLKDIFKLVSISHTDNFFNSPKIFKEKLKEFKEKNNILIGAGCVNSEVFETARIGTDEKLEEIIPFYDYIEIQPLSVYKNLINDNQLEEHELIDVIKKIIRLAKKYNVMLVATSDAHYTRPELKKIRDVYINAKGLGGSRHPLFSFRNKNKLIDYPDQYLRTTNEMLKEFAWLSEPALVQEMVITNTNKIAEMIDSNIIVIKDGLFTPNIENVDTLLKDKCYETAHAMYGDVLPEIVESRLEKELTSIIKHGFAVVYWISHLLVERSNNDGYLVGSRGSVGSSFVATASKITEVNPLKAHYRCLNCKYSDFNTPIEIKCGYDLPEQNCPKCNEKLIGDGHDIPFETFLGFDGDKVPDIDLNFSGEYQPIAHNFTKEMFGENNVFRAGTISTVAEKTAFGYVKAFYEETGVLEEDMPRKIEIERQAKLVEGVKRTTGQHPGGIIILPKEFEIEDFSPVNFPADDASSSWKTTHFDFHSIHDNLLKMDILGHVDPTALRMLGDLTGVNPINIPTNDPKVYSLFSNLSALNIKPEQINGETTGAIGLPEFGTGFVRSMLRETKPKTFADLVQISGLSHGTDVWLGNARDLIKNNTANISTVIGCRDDIMVYLMGQGIDATTSFKIMESVRKGQGLRKEWKEIMLAHNVPEWYIESCLKIKYMFPKAHATAYVLMAYRIAWYKIYYPAEYYATFLTNRADAFDLKTFLGGYNGVKEKLAELELRKNKKDKMTTKELALMPVLEIGLEMFSRGIKMANLNFEKSLADKYIIEKDESTGEATLYPPFLVIDSLGDAVADSIIKARSERPLTSVKDLTSRTTITQTQMKIFEQLNVLDTLAQDEQLEFDFFN; encoded by the coding sequence ATGTCAGACAATAAGGTATTAGAATTATTTCAAAAATTGAAGATCAATTTAAATGAAGGCGAACTTTCATATTTTGAACATTCTGAAATTGAAAAAGCTACAATAAGCTCTTTAAAATCAAAACTTAGATTGTCATTAAAAATTAAAAACTTTTTACCTATAAGAGTATTAAGTGAAATTCATGAAAAATGTGTCGGATCAGAAGAAATAAAAATAAAACTAATTTTAAATGTGCAAAACCAAAGAATAGATAAAGAATTAATTTGTGAGTATATTGAATTTATTAAAAATTTTAAATCTCAAAATAAAACAATTATCTGAAACTTTATTGAAGCTGAAGGATTTGAATATGATGCAGATGAAAATTTAATTAAATTTGTTGTTGATTCTAATGAATTGAAAAACCAATTAACAACTGAATTGGAATATTGTTTAGCTAAATTAAAACAATTTGGTTTTAAAGAACTTAGTTATGATATTCAAGTTGAAGATAAAACAGAAGAATATATAAAACAATCTTTAATAATTGAACAACAAACTAAAGAACAATATAAACAATTTGCCCCTGAATCAACAGAAAAATCTCAAAATATGATTATTTCAAAACAAAAGTCACAGAAGTGAAATCAATCTTTAGATAATCCAAGTTATGATTCATTTGAAGACATTGAAGAAGATGCACAAAATATTGTCTTACATGGTAAAATGATGAGCATTGATATAAGAGATTCTAAAGCAAATAATCGTAAAATATATTCAATTGGTTTAACAGATAATAATTCATCAATCAAATGTATATATTTTGGTAAAGAAGATGAAAGAACTATTATGGACCCTTTAACCGAAGAAGAAATATCATCAGATAGAATTGAAGAAATTAAAAATAAGAGAATTGCTAAAGGTGATTGAATAGCTGTTAAAGGTAAAACATCTTATTCACAATTTGATAAAGAACAAAATTTTATTATTGAAAAGATAGGAAAAATATCTCGATCAGAAGCTATGGTTAAAGACGATTCAGAACAAAAACGTGTTGAATTGCATGTTCATACTAAAATGAGTGCTATGGATGGTGTTTCATCAATTCAAGAATATTTACAAATGGTTGATAAATGAAATTGAAAAGCAATCGCAATTACTGATCATATAAATGTTCAAACTTTCCCTGATGCATATAATGAATTAAAAAAAATTAATAAAAATAAAGCTGAAGAAGATAAACTAAAATTAATTTATGGTCTTGAAATGAATATGATTGAAAAAGAGGATTATTGAATTGTTAAAAATCCTAAAGGTCAAAAAATAAGAGAATCAAAAATGGTTGTATTCGACTTAGAAACAACTGGTTTATCACCTGAGTTTAATGAAATCATTGAATTTGGTGCTGTAGTTTTTGATCCTGTAACTGGGAAAACAACCAAATATGACTATTTATTTAAACCAAAACAACCTTTAAAACAATTTACAATAGATCTTACAAATATAACTCCTGAGATGTTAGAAGATAAGAAAAATATTGATGATGATTTTGATAAGATTTATGAATTAATTAAAGATAGTATTTTAGTTGCTCATAATGCAAACTTTGACTTTAACTTTTTAAATAGCTTATCTAAAAGATTAGGATATGGTGATTTACAAAATACTGTTATTGATACATTAACACTTTCTAGATTAGTTAGACCTGCTTTAAAATCTCATAGGTTAGGAGCAGTATGTAAAAAATTCGGTATTTTATACGATGAACATGTTGCTCACCGTGGAGATTATGATGCAGATGTTTTAAACGATTTATTCTTTAAAATAATAGCTGAATTAAAATTAACAACACCAATCATTTATGATGCTGACTTAATTAAGTTAGAACCTGAAAATGATAAAGATAACATTAACTTATTAAGATCTCGTGGAGCTCATGTTAATGTATTAGCTAAAAATCAACAAGGGTTAAAAGACATATTTAAATTGGTTTCAATTTCTCATACTGATAACTTTTTTAACTCTCCTAAAATATTTAAGGAAAAATTAAAAGAATTTAAAGAAAAAAATAATATTTTAATTGGAGCTGGTTGTGTAAACTCAGAAGTTTTTGAAACAGCTAGAATTGGAACAGATGAAAAACTAGAAGAAATCATTCCTTTTTATGACTATATAGAAATTCAACCATTAAGTGTTTATAAAAACTTAATTAATGATAATCAGTTAGAAGAACATGAACTAATAGATGTAATTAAAAAAATAATTAGGCTAGCTAAAAAATATAATGTAATGCTAGTAGCAACAAGTGATGCTCACTATACAAGACCTGAATTGAAAAAAATTCGTGATGTTTATATTAATGCAAAAGGACTTGGAGGAAGTAGACACCCATTATTTAGTTTTAGAAATAAAAACAAATTAATTGACTACCCTGATCAATATTTAAGAACAACTAATGAAATGCTTAAAGAATTTGCTTGATTAAGTGAACCTGCTTTAGTGCAAGAAATGGTTATCACAAATACAAATAAAATAGCAGAAATGATTGATTCAAATATCATTGTTATCAAAGATGGTTTATTCACTCCAAACATTGAAAACGTAGATACTTTATTAAAAGATAAATGTTATGAAACAGCACATGCAATGTATGGTGATGTTTTACCTGAAATAGTTGAGTCACGTTTAGAAAAAGAATTAACATCAATTATTAAACATGGTTTTGCTGTTGTTTATTGAATTTCACATTTACTAGTTGAAAGATCTAACAATGATGGATATCTTGTTGGTTCAAGAGGAAGTGTTGGTTCTTCATTTGTAGCAACTGCTTCAAAGATTACTGAGGTTAATCCATTAAAAGCTCATTATAGATGTTTAAACTGTAAATATTCAGATTTTAATACTCCAATTGAAATTAAATGTGGATATGATTTACCAGAACAAAATTGTCCAAAATGTAATGAAAAATTAATTGGTGATGGGCATGATATTCCATTTGAAACATTCTTAGGATTTGATGGAGATAAAGTTCCAGATATTGATTTAAACTTTTCTGGAGAATACCAACCAATTGCTCATAACTTTACAAAAGAGATGTTTGGTGAAAACAATGTATTTAGAGCCGGAACAATTTCAACAGTTGCTGAAAAAACTGCTTTTGGATACGTAAAAGCATTTTATGAAGAAACTGGTGTATTAGAAGAAGATATGCCAAGAAAAATTGAAATTGAAAGACAAGCTAAGTTAGTTGAAGGAGTAAAAAGAACAACAGGACAACACCCTGGAGGAATTATTATCTTACCTAAAGAATTTGAAATTGAAGATTTCTCTCCTGTTAACTTCCCAGCTGATGATGCATCAAGTTCTTGAAAAACAACTCACTTTGATTTCCACTCAATTCATGATAACTTATTAAAAATGGATATTCTAGGACACGTTGACCCAACTGCTTTAAGAATGCTTGGTGATCTAACTGGAGTTAATCCAATCAATATTCCAACAAATGATCCAAAAGTATATTCATTATTTAGTAATCTATCTGCTTTAAATATAAAACCAGAACAAATTAATGGAGAAACAACTGGAGCTATTGGTTTACCTGAGTTTGGAACAGGATTTGTTAGATCAATGTTAAGAGAAACAAAACCTAAAACATTTGCTGACTTAGTGCAAATTTCAGGACTATCACATGGTACTGATGTTTGATTAGGAAATGCAAGAGATTTAATTAAAAACAATACAGCAAATATTTCAACTGTTATTGGTTGTCGTGATGATATTATGGTTTATTTAATGGGCCAAGGAATCGATGCTACTACTTCATTTAAAATAATGGAATCAGTACGTAAAGGACAAGGTTTAAGAAAAGAATGAAAAGAAATTATGCTAGCACATAATGTTCCTGAATGATACATTGAATCTTGTTTAAAAATTAAGTATATGTTCCCTAAAGCTCATGCTACAGCGTATGTATTAATGGCTTATCGAATTGCTTGATATAAAATTTATTATCCTGCAGAATACTATGCAACATTCTTAACTAATAGAGCCGATGCTTTTGATTTAAAAACATTCTTAGGTGGTTATAATGGAGTTAAAGAAAAACTAGCAGAATTAGAATTAAGAAAAAATAAAAAAGATAAAATGACTACAAAAGAATTAGCTTTAATGCCAGTTCTAGAAATAGGATTAGAAATGTTTAGTCGTGGAATTAAAATGGCTAACTTAAACTTTGAAAAATCTTTAGCTGATAAATATATTATTGAAAAAGATGAATCAACTGGTGAAGCTACACTATATCCTCCGTTCTTAGTAATTGATTCACTTGGAGATGCTGTGGCTGATTCAATTATTAAAGCTAGAAGTGAAAGACCATTAACTAGTGTTAAAGATCTAACATCAAGAACAACAATTACTCAAACACAAATGAAAATATTTGAACAATTAAATGTATTAGATACTTTAGCACAAGATGAACAATTAGAATTTGACTTTTTTAACTAA
- a CDS encoding NAD(P)H-dependent oxidoreductase, protein MKNLAELMTQRRSARDFDVNYEIPEADFNDIIQAMRMSPSSYGILGQRLLVVNRGEMRQKLVPFFYNQLNYVNASKFIIVLGVNHKGLQEVTNHSLDLRFKGNPEGRSTYGANINKNLFGGNLSDQQLDNYSSQQTYITTGIATAVAASLNVDTCMIGGFNAKGLAEFLIQEGLMHDYETPFITMAFGKSTKISGEKLRSELKDFVKEI, encoded by the coding sequence ATGAAAAATTTAGCAGAATTAATGACACAAAGAAGAAGTGCTCGTGATTTTGATGTTAATTATGAAATACCTGAAGCTGATTTTAATGATATTATTCAAGCAATGAGAATGTCACCATCTTCATATGGTATTTTAGGACAAAGATTATTAGTAGTTAATCGAGGAGAAATGCGTCAGAAATTAGTACCATTCTTTTACAATCAGTTAAACTATGTTAATGCATCAAAATTTATTATTGTATTGGGAGTAAATCATAAAGGATTGCAAGAAGTTACAAATCATTCATTAGATTTAAGATTTAAAGGAAACCCTGAAGGAAGAAGTACTTATGGGGCTAATATCAATAAAAACTTATTTGGTGGTAATTTAAGTGATCAACAATTGGATAACTATTCAAGTCAACAAACTTATATCACAACTGGAATAGCTACAGCGGTGGCTGCTAGTTTAAATGTTGATACTTGTATGATTGGTGGATTTAATGCAAAAGGATTAGCTGAATTTTTAATTCAAGAAGGTTTAATGCATGATTATGAAACTCCATTCATTACAATGGCATTTGGTAAAAGCACAAAAATAAGTGGTGAAAAACTTAGATCTGAATTAAAAGATTTTGTAAAAGAAATTTAA